AAAGAATCACCTACGAAAGAAGATCGTAATGCTATGATAGATGAATTTATCATGAAATCGAACCTTCAGTGTCAACACTACTTGGACAATCCGCTCAATAAATCATCATCCAACCCTAAAAAACAAGGGCTCTATATGGATATTTTTGATGGGGTAAGCCAGGCATTTGGCGTGAAAAATATCACGGATGGTGCCAAGAAACTTTATAAAAAAAGTAATGACAGTGGCAGCAATAAAGCAAAAATAGCCTATGAAAATGCACTTTCTCCCGAAATTAAACGGGGTGTAGAAATTGCAAGAGAAACATATGCCCAAAAGATGATGCTTCGAAAAACCAGAATGATAGAAAGTTACACGATAGCCATGCTGGAACGGGATATGGAAAATTATGATAAATTATGCAGTTATGAAACGGGTTTGATTGAGATACATAAAGCATTAAAAAAGGCTCAAAGACAACCCAAGATAAAACCTTTTTCTCCCAAAATAGATCCTACCACCATCAAAAATAAAGTAGAAGCTGTTACAAGAGAGGCTGAAGCGAATGAAGCATCCAACGTAAAAATAGATGTAAAGGTTATAAAGGCTAAAGAATCAGAAGAAGAGAGTCAAAGCCAAACGATCAATGACTCAGAAGAGCTCAATGGTACTGCATTTTAAAGATCAACAAAATAATCTATCCGCTAGATAAGCTTATTCAATGCCTCAACTGCACCCAAAGGAAGCCCGATCTCTGCGCCAAAGCTCTCTCTTGGATTGATACGGATCAAAGGAACATCAAACCTTCTGGCTATCTGTTCAGATGTATTTCTGACCGTTGGTACAGCGGTGCCTGCTCCCAGTTCAACGATGGCAAGATTGGCACCCTCTTCTTCTAAAGTATCCATCCAGCGGCTCAGTCTCTCTCTTTGTCCATCGGTACGGGCATACTCCCACCCGAAGTCTCCGAACATTAAAATATTGGGGCGTGCCATAGCCCCGCAGAAAGGACAGGAAGGCAAAGGCTCTTTGGCTTTAAACCCCTCTTCTATCTCTATAAAAGTATCATCCGCACTCCAGAGCATTCCCTGACAATTGTCGATACACTGCATGTGGTGAATGGAGCCGTGACACTCCATGATCTGCTCTTCTTTGAAGCCGGCTTTCTGAAACTGACCATCGACATTTGATGTAAAGATACGGGAACCATATTTTTTAGTATTAGATAGTTCCAGAAGTAATTTAAAACCTTTATGAGGCACGGTGTCACGGTAAAGGTGCAGCCTGTGCCCATAAAATGCCCAGGCCAACCGGGCGTCGGACTCAAACCACTCCGGATTTGCCATCTCTTCAAAATGAAGCCCCAACTCCTTGGCCTTTGGATAGGCATTCCAAAACCCCTCTACCCCTCTAAAGTCAGGCAATCCGCTGTCCACTCCCATCCCTGCTCCTGCAGTGATGAATATAGCATCCGCTTCTTCCAAAAGTTGTTTGGCTTTATCTACGTTTTCTTGTATATTCATAGAAAAGATTATAGCATATCCAAAAAGGATTGCTACACTATTCTACTACATTTGAGCATCATGATCTGTTTGCTCAAATCAACATATATTGGCAGACTTTCTCAAAATAATAATGCATATAGAGTTATAAAAAATAACAAATACTTATGCATATATTATCTTTATACAAAATCTTATACATTATATTTAATTTTATAATTTTGAAAAAACAGGTATTTTATGTATACTAAATAGTTGGCATAAAAATGAAATGAGGTGCGAGAGAAATATCCGAAGCATTGGCAGAGAAAATTGTTATTAACCATTTAATCGAACAGGAGAAAATCATGAGCATGAAAGAGTCATACGAGCAAAAACTACAGGCACAGCTAGACGAATGGGGTGCCCAGATCGATAAGCTTAAAGCGAAAGCAGACGGTGCGGAAGCTGACATACAGCTTGAATATTACAAACAAATTGAAGAATTACGGTCTATGCAGAAATCGGCTACCGATAAACTTTCTGAGTTAAAGGATGCTGGTGACAACGCATGGGAAGATCTCAAAGCAGGCATTGACAATGCGTGGGACTCTCTAGGCAATGCAGTGAAATCAGCTGCTTCAAAATTCAAGTAAATATCATACTTGATCTCAATCATTAAGGAGGTTACAAATGAAATTACATATCCGGACATTGATGTTGATCGGCATACTTGGTGCTACGCCAGTTTGCTATGCGCAAACTTCAGACGCTAACACTTCTATAGAAGAAGTTAAGAAAGAAACGCAAGACCTGCTCCAAACTATCGGTGCATATACTGCCGATAAAAGGGATGAAGCAGTTCAAAAAGCAAAAGATGGCCTGAATAAAGTAGATAAACGTATTGACGCGTTAGAGGCGAGAATCGATAAAAACTGGGACAATATGAACGAAGCTGCGCGAGAAGAAGCTCGTGAAAACCTTAAGGCCCTTCGCAAACAGCGTAATAAAGTGGCAGAGTGGTATGGCAGCATGAAGACCAGTTCAGCCAATGCGTGGGAGCACATGAAAAAAGGATTCTCTGACGCGTATAAGGCCCTTGAAGATGCCTGGGAAAAGTCTGAAAAGGAATTTAACTCAAGTAAATAGATTTGCCTAACAATCTCGCCAACTCGTACTACCCAAAGCTACACACTTTATTGTGCCGCTTTGGGTAGAAAATTACACGAACATTATATTTACAAATGATTTAAAGTAGACAGCATACAAATGCAATACAGCCTTGCATTCAAATTCTACACCCATCAAAAGTTAAGGGAAAAACATGCATAGAAGAAAAGCACCAAAAACCGTCAGTATCACTGCTGCAGCTGCAACCTTGACTCTTGAGCAGTCAAGGGCCAATGAATCCATCTACTGTATGGAGATGAAATCTAAAGATCCCAATAATTTGGGAAATTCAGAACTAAAGCATACCACAAATGACGATCAAAGATCATGACATTCCCTCTTTTTCTTAAGACAAGTATGATTTGGTTTGTTATAGTCATCTTAGCTATAGCAAATGCTATCTTCAGAGAAACTGTTTTAGTATCACTGCTTGGTCAAAACATTGCAATGCCGCTCAGTGGAATACTTCTCTCACTTATTGTGTTTATCGTTACGTATCTCTTTTTTCCCCTCTTTGGTAAAAACAATATACTGATTTACTTTCTTATAGGACTTCAATGGGTTGTAATGACACTGTTGTTTGAATTTTTATTTGGACACTATGTGATTGGTAAATCATGGTCCAGTTTATTACAAGTGTTCAATATCATGAAAGGCGATCTCATGATTTTGGTCTTGCTTGTAAGTTTAGTTTCACCTATTTTAGTCGCAAAGATAAAGAATAATATTTTATAATATGTAATAAAAGATGAGGAATAGACAATGCGTATGAATCACAGAGACAACCATATTCACAGGAGAAGGAATAAGGCACTTGGAGTTCCCGAACTCATTGCAATCGCACTTGGCGGTATGGTCGGTGGTGGTATATTTACCATTTTAGGTATCTCTGTATCAATGGTCGGAGTCTTTACGCCGCTGGTGATCATTCTTGGCGGGTTGATAGCCTCTCTTGCGGCTTATTCCTATATCAAACTGGGTGTTTATTATAAAGATGAAGGTGCCACTTACTCATTTTGTAAAAAGACTTTTCCCAAGTCTCCCTTTGTTGCATCTTTTATCGGCTGGTGGGTTATATTTGGATATATAAGCACACTGGCGCTCTATGCCTATACCTTTGCTTCATATGCCATCAGCGGTTTCACATTTTCCGATAGTGATCTGGCACGAAAGGTAGTTGCCGGAATCGTCATTCTCTTTTTTACACTGGTGAATATGTGGAGTGTAAAGGGCATGGGGAAGATCGAAGATATTATGGTCTATACCAAACTGGTGATCCTTGTTGTCATCTCATTCGTACTGATGAACAACTCTCAAACCACCCTGCCCGCGTTATATCAGAATCATCAAGAGGTAACTCTCTTATCGGTTTTGATCGTCGCTTCGATTACTTTCGTGGCATACGAAGGCTTTCAGCTTGTCATCAATGCTGTCAATGAAATGGAAAACCCTGAAAAGAATATTCCAAAAGCCATCTATTCTGCCATTTTTCTTGCGGTTGTGATCTATGTTGTTATTTCATTGGGGGCCATATTGGCAATTCCCTTTGATGATATTATAAAAAACAAAGAATACGCCCTTGCATCGGGTACGGGAAATGTACTGGGGCATTGGGGCACAGAACTTGTGATCCTTGGTGCGCTTTTGGCTACGAGCAGTGCGATCAGCGGGACGGTATTTGGTGCATCAAGACAAATGGCCGTCATAGCGAAAGACGGTTATTTTCCTTCTGTGCTTAGCAGGAGAACGAACCATATTCCTGTGTTTGCCATTATCTGTATGGCACTTTTCGCATTCTTGCTTGTACTTACAGGCAGTCTGGAAGTCATTCTTGAATTCGGAAGCATTACATTTCTATTGGTCTCATTTCTCATGGCCTATGCCAATTTTAAAATTCGCAACTTAACCAACTCATCGTTATGGATCACTACACTTTCTATTGTCGGTCTACTCTTTGGTATTGTATTTATTTTATATTATGAGTTTAACAACAAGCCTCAACAACTGTTATTTATTGTGGGTCTCTATGTTCTATTGACCTTATGTTCATGGCTCTATTCAAGAAATAAACTACCCCCTCACCTATAGGGAATTCACCGATCAATAGATCAACGGTACGAACATAAATCCGTAAAAATCTTCTTTTTCGATCTCTCTCTTTGAGACCTTTAAAAATTTAAAAATAGACTCTCTTACCAGTATTTTACTTGCCATTACACAATCATTGCATGATAGTATTGTATTGTATATTTATTCTATATGTGGAACTAGAGAATAAACTAAAGAAGTGTGTGCTCTGGTCAATGGTGACGTTGTCCTAATACAAGAAAAAACAACATCTGAAGGAAAGGATAGAGAAATGAATGATACAGTTACAAAAAGTGCTATTGATATCTTAAACAGAATCATGGAGGTCGAATTGGCAGGTGTTGTACGTTACACCCATTATTCCTTAATGATCTATGGCTACAATAGGTTACCCATAGTTGATTGGATGAAAAGTAACGCTCAAGAAGGGTTAGATCATGCACATAAGGCTGGTGAGCTTGTAACGCTTTTGGGTGGTCACCCTTCACTTAACATCGGGAAGCTGCTTGAAACAGCGAAGCATGACATTGGTGATATCCTTCGAGAAAGTCTAGATCATGAAAAAACAGCACTTGAATCCTATTACGAGTTATTGAAACTAACAGAAGGTGGTACATCAGTGCTTTTGGAAGAATATGCTAGAGAAATGATAGTGGCAGAGGAAATGCATCTTGATGATGTGAACAAAATGTTAAGACACCCTGGTGATGTTGAAGTATTTAAATCCAAATGAAGCACTGCCTTATCCATTTTTATGGGATGTTTTTGTATTACCATGTACTAGGCAGATAATGAAAAAGAACTTATTTTAAAATCTGAAATCAGATGTCCAAAATCTGGTCACAAAAAAATGGAAACCATGCCAACAGATGCTTGTCGTCAATCATAGATAGAGCCTATAGCAGTCAATAGATCAACGGCACGAACACAAATCCGTAGAATTCTTCTTTTTTAATCTCTGTTTCAGAGATCTTTGTAAATTTAAAAATAGACTCTCCTATGGGTATCACCAGAATACCGCCTGTTTTCAATTGTACAAAAAGTTCTTCGGGAATTTCATCCGCTGAGGCAGAAACAAGTATCCTGTCAAACTGTTCACCAGGCAGGCCAAGCTTATCTCCTGCCCTTTCAATGTGGCAATGACTGTTAAAACGAAATTTAGACAGATTTTCGCTTCCCTGTTCTACCAGTGTCTCTACCCTTTCAAGCCCGATCACACTGCCTTTATCTCCCACCATATAACAAAGAAGTGCTGTAGTCCACCCTGACCCCGAACCAATGTCCAATACCGTGTTTCCATCTTTAGGGTCCAGACGTTCCAGCATAAAAGCAACCGTTGAAGGCTGGGAGATGGTTTGGTAATTGCCTATGGGCAAGGGCATATCTGCATAGGCCTCATCTGCATACTCATCAGGTACAAAATATTTTCTGTCGATCGTTCTAAAAGCATCAATGATCAGTGGACTTTTCAACATACCGGATGAGATCATAGCATCCACAAGTCTATCCATGGTTTTCATCTACTGCTCCACGAATGCTGCGCTCATATACCCTACGACTTGTGATTCGTCACCACTGGCATCCGCGCTCGTACGATAATCCAACAGAACAGATCTTAAGCCGTTCTTTTTTGCTGCAAGCAGCATCGCTTCCACACCGATCTTACCACAGGCTTCACACCCTTGATGCAGTTGGGCGGTGCTCAGTTTTTTTACCGCATCCAAACAGATACTGTCAAGTGCATTGGCCTTTTTGATATCATAATAGTGGCTCAGGTCCGTACTGATAACGACGGCCGTCTCACGGTCAGCAAGAAGATACTCGATCACTTCTGCCAGTTTTTCGGGTGACTCATCACCATAGACCAACTCGACTACGGATACATCCGGTGTGTAGGTTTTGACAAAAGGGATCTGCACCTCTGTACTGTGCTCATGGTGGGCTTCAGGAACAAACGCTAACTCAAAACGCTCTTTCAGATCTATGACCAACGGTTTGTCGATGAGCAATGCACCAAGAGGAGTATGATAGGTATCAAATTCAGAGATACTGGTCCCGGTGAGATAGACCCTGTGGCTAGGGCCTATGATCACCACACGTGTGATAGCTGAATTAGATAACAGTCTTAATGCGATGTTCGCAGTAAAACCACTGTAGACATATCCTGCATGCGGTACAATGACCGACCTGGGTTTAAGGTGCAATACACTACCTTTTTCTTTGAGATGTGCATCAAGGATCTGATTGTAATGTTCCAGCATGGCGTGTATCTCATCCGGACTGGATGGATAGAACTGTCCGGCAACGGCTGCTTCTCTTGTACTCATGACCATACTCCTTCTATCTCTCTGTGACACTTCGGACAGTGACCATCTTCTAACTTGTTCACCGTCACATCATATCCGCTGCGGTCGATCACCAGCGTTCCGCACTGAGGGCAATGTGTATCAGCATGCACCGGCACATTCCCCAGATAGATATAGTACAGCCCGGCTTTTTCCCCTATCTTTTTGGCACGCATGAGCGTATCGAGTTTTGTTCTCTCATGGTCCATCATCTTATAATCAGGATGGAACGCACTTAGGTGCCATGGGACATGTTTACCAAGGTCATTGGCAATAAACGCTGCCATCTCTTCAAGGTCTTTATCGCTGTCGTTCTCACCCTCGATAAGCAGTGTGGTGATCTCGACCCATATCCCTGCTTTTACCATTCTCCTCAGCGTGTCTTTGACCTCTTCCAGTCCGCCTTTGAGCACTTTCTTATAATAGCTGTCATTCCAGCTTTTAAGATCGATATTTGCAGCATCTACCCAGCTTGCCATATCAGCGATAACCTCTGGTGTTTCAAAACCGTTAGAGACAAAAAGGTTTTTAAGCCCTTTTGCTTTGGCGATCACTCCTATATCTTTGGCATAAGGATAGAAAATGGTCGGTTCATTGTAGGTGTATGCAATGGATTCTGCGCCATGTGAAATGGCCAGTTCCACCATCTCTTCAGGGCTTACCTTGATGGATTCATTGACTTTTTTCTCTTGGGAGATATCCCAGTTTTGACAGAACGGACATTTAAAGTTACATCCGACTGTACCAAAGGAGAGTGCTGTACTTCCGGGAAGTACATGGTTCAACGGTTTTTTTTCTACAGGATCTACATGGACTGCAACAGGATGGCCGTATACCAGTGTTTCAAGCTCTCCGCCCACATTTTTATTGATACCGCAGAAACCTACCTGCCCCTCTTTGAGTTTGCAAGAGTGGCGGCAGAGCAGACAGATGATCCTGTCTTTACCTTCTTCTTTGGTATAATATTTCATATCTTTATTAGTTGTCATCTTGACTCCTTTCATGAGCCAGCCTAGCAACAACAGTTGACTCAACTATTCTTAATCATATCACACACCATTATAAATGTCAATAAATTTTTTAGGGGCTAGACTAGTTTATAAGGTATAAATGCAAAACCTGTCATCTTTGGTTTAAACAGATGAAACAACTTCCTGTCATACAGTACATTTTTTGCTGCTCAGTATTAAGTCTACTATGACTATAATGCGAAAAAAAGACCACTATGATAAAGACACTTTTCGATAAGAACAATAACACTGCTATACTCCTGGCCGGTATACTTGCTATTGTCGTAGGTATAGGTGTAGCAAGATTTGCCTTTACTTCACTTCTTCCATCTATGCTTGAAGAGTTCTTGTCACTCACCTATGCCGGTGTACTGGCATCGTGTAACTTTGCAGGCTATCTGGCCGGTGCCGTTTTTTCTATATTTATCAAAGATATCAACACAAAAGTAAAGTATTTTCGTATCGGTATGATACTGAGTATCGTGACAACACTGGTGCTGGCGACTACCAGCAATGAGGCATTGTGGCTGATCTCAAGGATCATCGCCGGTTTTGGTTCCGCTATGGTCCTTATCGTGGGTGGTGCCATCGTAATGGTCAAACTGAACTTTGAGAGTAAGACAAAGGCGATGGGCATACACTTCAGCGGTATTGGTTTTGCTATCGTGATATCGGAGCTTATCAGCCAGTATGTTCTACAAAGCGGTACATGGACCGATGCTTGGCTCACTTTATCCCTGTTTGGTTTGATCGTCACTTTTTATACACTTTATATTTTATCTTTTGATAAAATCATCAAAAAAGATGCGGTCAAACACCCTCTCTCAAAGTCTATATTTTCTCCCTATGTAATACTGCTGATCCTGGCTTATTTCACCGAAGGTGTCGGCTTTGTTGTGCAGGGTACTTTTTTACCCGACATCATTAATTCACTTCAAGGTTTGGATGGGTATGGAAATCTCGGTTGGCTGATCGTGGGTATTGCAGGCATCCCCTCTTCCATACTCTGGATGAGACTCGCGCATACCTATGGAAGTGTTAATGTCATTATCATCGCGATGGCTCTACAGATCATAGGTATCCTGATACCGACATTGAGTACCAGTATATACTTAAACCTGCTGAGCGGTGCACTCTATGGCAGTACCTTCATAGGCCTTGTGGCACTCTTTCTCAATCTTGGCGGTCAATTGGCGGGGAAAAACCCGGTAGTGCTTATGGGAGCTATGACTGCTTCCTACGGTATAGGCCAGGTCGGTGCACCGCTTTACAGTATTGCCCTGATCGATCATTTTGGGAACTATAACGCTACACTGTATGTGACAGCATTGATCGTCTTTTTGGGCATACTTTTTTTACTCTATGCAAAGAGAATTGAAAACAGATATAGCATCTGTTAATCTTTTCCACTATACCATATCCGGTATACTGCATCTGCCTTGTCGTCTGAAACCAGCATCGAACCGTCAGATATGATCTCAATATCCACAGGTCGTCCCCATGCTTTTATACCTCTCAGCCACCCCTCGGCAAACACATCATAGGAAACAGGCTTCCCGGATGAAAAACGGACCATGGTGATTCGGTACCCACTAGGCGGGAACCTGTTCCAAGATCCATGCTCAGCTATAAATACCTGATCATAGTACTCCTGGGGAAACTGCTTACCGGTATAAAAGCGCATTCCCAGTGCAGCCACATGCGCTCCCAGTTCCATCACAGGAGGCGTGGATTCGGTACATCCCTCTTTTTTTCCGAACTCGGGATCACGTATCTTTTTTCCATGACAGTATGGATATCCAAAATGCATCCCTTTTTTAAAAGCCATGTTCAACTCATCAGGCGGTTGGTTGTTCCCCATCCAGTCACGTCCATTGTCAGTAAAAAATAAACTCTTGCGCTTTGGATGCCAATCAAAACCTACTGTATTTCTCACACCCTTTGCAAAGATCTCAAGTCCACCCCCATCTGCTTGCATACGCATAATAGAGGCATATCTCGGATCAGTGGACTCACATATATTACATGGTGCGCCCACCGGTACATAGAGATATCCGTCCGGACCGAACCGTATGAACTTCCAGCCATGATGGGTATCACGGGGGAACGAATCATTGATGACCACCGGAATAGGCGGAGACTTGAGATTATTTTCAATGTGATCATAGCGCAAGATACGATTGATCTCAGCGACATAGAGGGCACCCTTTCGGAATGCTACACCGTTGGGATTATTGAGCCCGCGCGCAATGATAAACCGCTGATCAGCACGAAAATCACCATCTGTATCAACCACTGCATATACAGTGCCCTCTGAGCGTGAACCTATAAAAAGTGTGCCGCGTTCTCCACGTGCAAGAGAACGTGCACCCTCTATCTCTTTCGCATAGACAGAGATATGGAATCCAGGCGGAAGTTTGATATCACTCAGACTCTCTTCCAGTTCATCGGCGTGGAGAGGAACAGAAAAGACAGTATGTAGCATAAAAATGCATAGCCACAGAAACAATATAGGTATATAGCGTAATGTTCCCATTATCAATTCCTTTTTTTCATTATAACATAAAAGAGAAATCCATATTTTTGCTATAATCAACAAAAGGAAATCTCATGAAATGGTTACTCTCTTTACTTTTTCTTTCTAATATTCTCTTGGCCAACGAGGCACAAGAGATCATCAAAAAACTTGAAAATAACCTCCGTGGTGACTACATGTACTCCACGATGAGCATGATAGTCACTTCCAAACGAGGTAAACGTACCGTAAAAATAGAAAGCTGGTCTGAGGGGAATGACAAAAGCTTTATTAAGATCCTCTACCCTAAAAAAGACAAAGGGATCACCTTCTTAAAGATCGACAATCAAATGTGGCAGTATATTCCCAAGATAGAACGTACCATCAAAATACCACCCTCCATGATGCTTCAAAGCTGGATGGGGAGTGACTTTACCAATGATGATATGGTCAAAGAGAGCTCTTTGGAAGAGGACTACAGTGCCTCTCTCCTCTCAAAAAAAGGTGACTCTGCGACGCTGGAGCTGATACCAAAACCCAACGCTGCCGTGGTTTGGGGGAAGATCGTCATTGATGTCGATCTCAAAGATGCTGTACCGATCAGAGAGGTCTTTTATGATGACATGATGCAAAAAGTCAGAGTCATGACATTCTCCAAAATAGAAGAGCATGGTTCACACACGATCCCTATGGTCATGGAACTTCAGCCTCTGGATCCGGACAAAAAGAAAAACCGTACGAAGGTGATCTTTGAGAAGGTCAATTTTGATACCAAAATAGATCCTTCTTATTTTACAAAACAGGCTTTAAAACGCTATTCAAGGTAAGGATGAATGCTTTTTTCACTCGCTTTTAGAAACATTGTAAGATCCAAAGGCAGAAGTATCACCACACTGCTTTTAAGCACTTTTAGTACGATTCTCTTCATCAGCTATGTTGCACTGATGGATGGTTCCCATCATCAGATCATCAAAAGTTCGGTGGAGATCTATACGGGGTATGCCCATGTGAACCTTGAGGGGTATAGAGATGAAGGTGGCTATGATCATCTCATTGAAGATGCAGATCACATTGATACTCTTCTCAAAAATGATCCTTCCATTAAACGCTACAGCCCAAGGTTTGAAACCTATGCACTGCTCTCCGGAGAAGTAAAGACCATAGGAAGTTTGATCGGAGGGATCATTCCTTCCCGTGAAAAAATGCTGAGTAAACTGCATGATTCTCTCATCAAAGGTGCCTATCTTGATGATAATGACACCAATGCCATCTACATCGGCTCTTCACTTGCCAAACGATTAAATGCAGAGGTAGGCAGCCAGATCGCCATGGTAGGCTCTTCCGTCGACTACTCCATCGCTGCGGATCTTTTTACCGTCAAAGGGATCTTCAAAACCGGTCTTTTCGAATTTGATTCCCAGTCGGCCTTTGTCAATAAATCGTATCTGGACACGGTAATGATGAGTGACAATA
The sequence above is drawn from the Sulfurovum sp. TSL1 genome and encodes:
- a CDS encoding Sir2 family NAD-dependent protein deacetylase codes for the protein MNIQENVDKAKQLLEEADAIFITAGAGMGVDSGLPDFRGVEGFWNAYPKAKELGLHFEEMANPEWFESDARLAWAFYGHRLHLYRDTVPHKGFKLLLELSNTKKYGSRIFTSNVDGQFQKAGFKEEQIMECHGSIHHMQCIDNCQGMLWSADDTFIEIEEGFKAKEPLPSCPFCGAMARPNILMFGDFGWEYARTDGQRERLSRWMDTLEEEGANLAIVELGAGTAVPTVRNTSEQIARRFDVPLIRINPRESFGAEIGLPLGAVEALNKLI
- a CDS encoding APC family permease — protein: MRMNHRDNHIHRRRNKALGVPELIAIALGGMVGGGIFTILGISVSMVGVFTPLVIILGGLIASLAAYSYIKLGVYYKDEGATYSFCKKTFPKSPFVASFIGWWVIFGYISTLALYAYTFASYAISGFTFSDSDLARKVVAGIVILFFTLVNMWSVKGMGKIEDIMVYTKLVILVVISFVLMNNSQTTLPALYQNHQEVTLLSVLIVASITFVAYEGFQLVINAVNEMENPEKNIPKAIYSAIFLAVVIYVVISLGAILAIPFDDIIKNKEYALASGTGNVLGHWGTELVILGALLATSSAISGTVFGASRQMAVIAKDGYFPSVLSRRTNHIPVFAIICMALFAFLLVLTGSLEVILEFGSITFLLVSFLMAYANFKIRNLTNSSLWITTLSIVGLLFGIVFILYYEFNNKPQQLLFIVGLYVLLTLCSWLYSRNKLPPHL
- a CDS encoding bacterioferritin; translated protein: MNDTVTKSAIDILNRIMEVELAGVVRYTHYSLMIYGYNRLPIVDWMKSNAQEGLDHAHKAGELVTLLGGHPSLNIGKLLETAKHDIGDILRESLDHEKTALESYYELLKLTEGGTSVLLEEYAREMIVAEEMHLDDVNKMLRHPGDVEVFKSK
- a CDS encoding protein-L-isoaspartate O-methyltransferase; the protein is MKTMDRLVDAMISSGMLKSPLIIDAFRTIDRKYFVPDEYADEAYADMPLPIGNYQTISQPSTVAFMLERLDPKDGNTVLDIGSGSGWTTALLCYMVGDKGSVIGLERVETLVEQGSENLSKFRFNSHCHIERAGDKLGLPGEQFDRILVSASADEIPEELFVQLKTGGILVIPIGESIFKFTKISETEIKKEEFYGFVFVPLIY
- the amrB gene encoding AmmeMemoRadiSam system protein B translates to MSTREAAVAGQFYPSSPDEIHAMLEHYNQILDAHLKEKGSVLHLKPRSVIVPHAGYVYSGFTANIALRLLSNSAITRVVIIGPSHRVYLTGTSISEFDTYHTPLGALLIDKPLVIDLKERFELAFVPEAHHEHSTEVQIPFVKTYTPDVSVVELVYGDESPEKLAEVIEYLLADRETAVVISTDLSHYYDIKKANALDSICLDAVKKLSTAQLHQGCEACGKIGVEAMLLAAKKNGLRSVLLDYRTSADASGDESQVVGYMSAAFVEQ
- the amrS gene encoding AmmeMemoRadiSam system radical SAM enzyme, whose translation is MTTNKDMKYYTKEEGKDRIICLLCRHSCKLKEGQVGFCGINKNVGGELETLVYGHPVAVHVDPVEKKPLNHVLPGSTALSFGTVGCNFKCPFCQNWDISQEKKVNESIKVSPEEMVELAISHGAESIAYTYNEPTIFYPYAKDIGVIAKAKGLKNLFVSNGFETPEVIADMASWVDAANIDLKSWNDSYYKKVLKGGLEEVKDTLRRMVKAGIWVEITTLLIEGENDSDKDLEEMAAFIANDLGKHVPWHLSAFHPDYKMMDHERTKLDTLMRAKKIGEKAGLYYIYLGNVPVHADTHCPQCGTLVIDRSGYDVTVNKLEDGHCPKCHREIEGVWS
- a CDS encoding YbfB/YjiJ family MFS transporter produces the protein MIKTLFDKNNNTAILLAGILAIVVGIGVARFAFTSLLPSMLEEFLSLTYAGVLASCNFAGYLAGAVFSIFIKDINTKVKYFRIGMILSIVTTLVLATTSNEALWLISRIIAGFGSAMVLIVGGAIVMVKLNFESKTKAMGIHFSGIGFAIVISELISQYVLQSGTWTDAWLTLSLFGLIVTFYTLYILSFDKIIKKDAVKHPLSKSIFSPYVILLILAYFTEGVGFVVQGTFLPDIINSLQGLDGYGNLGWLIVGIAGIPSSILWMRLAHTYGSVNVIIIAMALQIIGILIPTLSTSIYLNLLSGALYGSTFIGLVALFLNLGGQLAGKNPVVLMGAMTASYGIGQVGAPLYSIALIDHFGNYNATLYVTALIVFLGILFLLYAKRIENRYSIC
- a CDS encoding sorbosone dehydrogenase family protein — encoded protein: MLHTVFSVPLHADELEESLSDIKLPPGFHISVYAKEIEGARSLARGERGTLFIGSRSEGTVYAVVDTDGDFRADQRFIIARGLNNPNGVAFRKGALYVAEINRILRYDHIENNLKSPPIPVVINDSFPRDTHHGWKFIRFGPDGYLYVPVGAPCNICESTDPRYASIMRMQADGGGLEIFAKGVRNTVGFDWHPKRKSLFFTDNGRDWMGNNQPPDELNMAFKKGMHFGYPYCHGKKIRDPEFGKKEGCTESTPPVMELGAHVAALGMRFYTGKQFPQEYYDQVFIAEHGSWNRFPPSGYRITMVRFSSGKPVSYDVFAEGWLRGIKAWGRPVDIEIISDGSMLVSDDKADAVYRIWYSGKD
- a CDS encoding outer membrane lipoprotein-sorting protein, which codes for MKWLLSLLFLSNILLANEAQEIIKKLENNLRGDYMYSTMSMIVTSKRGKRTVKIESWSEGNDKSFIKILYPKKDKGITFLKIDNQMWQYIPKIERTIKIPPSMMLQSWMGSDFTNDDMVKESSLEEDYSASLLSKKGDSATLELIPKPNAAVVWGKIVIDVDLKDAVPIREVFYDDMMQKVRVMTFSKIEEHGSHTIPMVMELQPLDPDKKKNRTKVIFEKVNFDTKIDPSYFTKQALKRYSR
- a CDS encoding ABC transporter permease; this translates as MLFSLAFRNIVRSKGRSITTLLLSTFSTILFISYVALMDGSHHQIIKSSVEIYTGYAHVNLEGYRDEGGYDHLIEDADHIDTLLKNDPSIKRYSPRFETYALLSGEVKTIGSLIGGIIPSREKMLSKLHDSLIKGAYLDDNDTNAIYIGSSLAKRLNAEVGSQIAMVGSSVDYSIAADLFTVKGIFKTGLFEFDSQSAFVNKSYLDTVMMSDNIASYFTLYFHDNDKIDKMTTKLQNVLPSGVEAVNWKTLLTALVQAMLVDSIFGYISISIFFIVIFFVIMIFSYVNIYTRAREIGLLRALGLTSKNIFGMLFIEILILATISILLGTLIGASIAYYFEIHPIVISGIAETYKEYGVVSDEIPMKFDPFTITWNALTIFILNLTAILYPIFKVNKLTAMEAMRYV